In the genome of Thiorhodovibrio winogradskyi, the window ATGCTGCTGGAGAAATTCCGCGCTCATCTCGGTGACGAAGAGCGACGAGTCCTGGCTGGCACGGCGGTGCTGGAGAAGATGCGCGTTGGCAAGCAAACGCTCGCCGAGGCCGATGCGCTGCTTGCCGAAGCGACAGCACTGCTGGAGCCAAGCGTCAAGATTGCCCTCGCGCGTCTGACCGATGAGTTGGGTGCGCTGGAATGGAATGCCGATCTCGGGCAGTACGAGCTGATCGCCGATGCCTCCACGCGCGGGCAGTTCCAGCACTGGCTGCGCGCGCGTCTGGCCGCCGTGACGGCCGAACAGGCGCGGCAGTTGTTTGTGGCACGTGCGGCGGCTGTGGTGTCGGATCTGGGCGACCGGGAAACGGACTTTGCCCAGCGTCGGAACATTGCCACGCCGGACTGGTGCTTTGCTTCCCAACTCGCGCATCGGCACAGCCTAGCCAAGGCGCTGGAAACGGCCTTTGCCGACTGGAAGGTTGCGGTGGGGCCAAGAGATCCGAAAGGCCGGCTGATTTTTCTGTATCTGCATAGCGAGGACGATCAGGCTGAGATCGATGCGCTGGTGTGCGCGAATTTTCAGCAACAGTTGGCGCAGCACCGCCTCGACCTGGCGCCCATCTGGGTGGTGGGTGTTGCCGACGAAGATGGGCGCATCGCGGCGCAGCTTGGGCGCTTGCAGGTGTTTGATGATCAGTTGAGCGCGGATGATCAGGAGCGGTTTCGGCGCTTTCTGCCTGAAGAACGCCAGCGCGCCACGGAGGTGCTGAAGGCGGCGGTGCAGGAGACGATCCGTGCGCGCCTGTATTGGGTGGCGGGCTTGACGGAGTTGCCCCAAGGTCGGCTGAATCAGGCCGGTGCCGAGATTTTTGCCCAAGTCTATCCTAAGGCGCTGCCCTTTCCCTTTGACGGCTTTGCCACCAGCGCCGGCGGCGGTCCGGCCGATGCGGCGCAGTTGACGCGCGGGCTGATCGCCCACCAGGTCGATGGCGCCTGGGTGCAGGCGCAACCCAAGCGGCTGCAGAACCGGGTGAATACGCTGCTGGTGCAGAGTTGGCGTGCGCTGCCGAGCAGCGGGCAGCTGGCTGAGCCAAAGCAGGAGCAGGTGAAAGTCGCCTTTGAGGCACTGAAGCAGGCCCATGGCGAGCAGCCAGAGCGCTCGCTGTGGGAATCCTATCGCGAACTGATCGCGCCGCCCTATGGCATGAACGCAGCCTCGGCGGGCATTTTGCTCGGGCTGCTGATCGGTGGCCAGCATCCACCACGCCGCTTGGAGCAGGGCGGTGAGCTGGTTGCGGCGGCGGATTGGGTGACAGCCGCCTTTCCGGTGCAACGCGGTCGGCATCAGCTTGAGCTGGCGCTGCTTGAGAAGACTCGGCTGCGTTTTCTGGCCGAAGATAGCGAGGGGCGCTGGCGGGAATTCCTTACGCGCTGGGAGACGGAAACCCGCTATGAAAAGTTGGTTGAGCTGGCGCGGAATGCCGAAAAGATGCGCCGGGCTGATCCTATCCCGGAGATCCTCGAAGGTCGCATTCCCTATCTGGTGGATAAGTCCACTGAAGCCGAGCGACACTTGCGCGAGTTTCGCGTCCAGATCGAAGGCTGGGAGCAGCAGCTTGAGCGCGCCGCGCGGCAGAATCAGGTGGGCGAGCTACTGAAGACTGCCGCCGCGCTGGCCCGCGCACGCGAGGATGCGGACGACGAGCAGCGCTGGCCCGCGAGACTGGGCGAGGATTGCGAGAAGCTGCTGCTGATCGGGCGCGAATTGGTCGGCGAGCACATTGGCGACTGGATTCCCCGCCAAGGCTGTCAAAATGTGACCGATGTCGGCGGATTTCGCACCCGCATGGACAAAGCGATCAAAAGTCTGCGCCAACTCGGTTTCACGACCGAGGCCCAAGCGCTCGAAGAGCAGGCCAATCGCGCCATCATGCAGGTCGAGAACCGTCAGCAGTTTCGACTCATCCTCGACGAGAGCGACGAATATCCACGTTTGCCGGAGCCGGATGCATCCACGCTGGTGCGCGAGTTGCGCGACGGTATTCAGCGCGGTGATGTTCTGATCGAGGGGGTTGAGAGCGCGGCATCCGTGCTGAACCCGCAGGAAATCCAAGCACGGGTCGGGGCGATTCGCGCGCGCCAGCAGCGATTGCAGAAAGCGCTCGCTGAGCGTCGTGATGTTTTAGGTGCGATCTATCAGGTGCCGTTGGAGGGCGAGGCGGCGCTGACGGAGACGCTGGCGCATTTGGAACGCTTGCAGCGGCTGTTTCTCGATACCCCTGACGAGCCGGAAATTGCCGGCCTGATGCGCCAGCTCAAGCTGATCAGCGCGGATCTCAGCGCTTGGGAGAGCGGGGATTTAAGTCCGGAACGGCTGCGCTCGCTGCTTGAGCAGCAGATTCCTGCGCAGCTTGCGGCCCTGAATGCGGGGCTTGAGGCCGATGACATTGAACCGGCATGGGACATTGCGCACCTTTACCAAGCCTTGGCCGCGGAGCGGATTGGCGCTCAGGAAAAACGCTCGTCCGATTGGATGAAGCCACGTCTGTCGCTCGCCGACCAATTACCGACCACCAATCGCGGCGACTGCGAGCGTTTGCGCGCGGAGCTGGCTGCCGCACCGGCGTATCTGAGTGAAGCAGACCGCCACGCGCTTGAGCGCCTGCTCGCGCTTGCCGATCAGCGTCTCGCCGCGATCAACAATGAAGAACGCCAATGCCACATCGCCGCCTGGCGTGCCCAGTTGCCGCGCGAGCGTGAGATTGAAACCCTCGATAAACACCAAACCGAGGCACTACTGCGCGCTATCGAACAACCCCCGGTTCCTCTGACCCCAGCGGAGCAGACCCAGCTCGAACCGTTAAAACAGGCACTGAACGCGCATTATGACAACATGAGCGCCGCCGACATCCTCGCCCGTATTGATCGACTTTCCATCGAGCGGCAGTGGGTGATTTATGAGGAACTCGCCAAGGTGTTGAGCAGATCAACCCTTGTTTCAGTCTGTGACCATGTGGGAGAAGAGGATATTTCCGCGAACCATGGCAGCTTTGCTTATTTTATGGAGCAGGTGGTCTTGCCACAAAAGGCTGCGAACCCGACGCACATGCGTCTCGATGGTCAGACATCTGGCGGGAACCGGGAGCCGGCTGGTTTCTTTCAGCATCAGGGGAAGATCTGGCGTGTTCATGCCGATTCCCATTATGAGCCCCTCATGTTGGCCTATCGTAACTTCCAGAAAAATCCAGACGAAGATCCCTTTATTGCCACGGCAACTGGCTCAGGACAAAGGCGCTGCTTAGTTTTGAAACCTGAGTTGCAGCAGCAATTACCTCAGCCGCGTTTTAAGCATCTCTATATCTACGAAACATGATCAGAGCGATGCTTGGCTTAGGAAAAGCGTCGAGTGTTTATGTTTTCATTTCTTAAGAGGCGTTTATGGACTATCAGGTCGGCGATCGCGTGAAGCACCCGAAAAAACCCGAATGGGGGCTTGGTGAAATTCGGGCAATTGACAGCAGTATTGTCACCATTCAATTCGTTGAGGTTGGCGAGAAGAAGCTGTCTTTGCAGTATGTCGACCTTCAGCGTATACAGGGAGAGGAATCCGTCAATTTAAGACTCGATGCGCTCGTGCAGGAAAAAAAGAACCCAGACACAAAGAAATACAAGATTGGCCGGATACCCGAAATGACCGCCCAGCGGAATATTAAGACGTGGAGCATCGTTGCGCAGAAACTCGCCGAGGTCAGCGTTGCCAATTACTATCAGCTTGTCTCTTGGGCTAAGGGACACGACGATGGAGGAGGGGGGGGAGGATTCATCGACTACTGTATTACTAACGGATGGCTGGTTCCAGCACCGACGGAACCAGTGCATTCCAGTTCGGGAAATTCTCCAGGCGGGGCAGCTTCACAAAATTTTGCAGCTGAGCTGAAGGATGCTGGCCCCGAGGCTGTCAAAACGGCATCAGCAACTGCTGATGACTCCGTTCTTGCAGGTTACATTCACGGCTTTTTTGGCTACGGCTCGCTGGCTGCTCCGATATGGTTCGTTGGCATGGAAGAGGGGGTCGGGGACGAGAGCCTTGAGGATCGCCTAAATGCTTGGCGAAATTTGGGGGAAGGTTCGCTGCTGGATATCCGCGCATTTCACGAGAGGATCGGGGAAACGCGCTGGTTCTCGATGATGCCGCGGATTCAAAAAACCTGGAGGAGGTTGATCTCCATCTCCCTTGCCTATTTGGACGAAGCGCGGGATAAGGAGGATATTCGAATGTATCAGAGAGCTCGCCTTGCGACTGCGACTGAGGCATTGCTGGAACTCATGCCACTACCGCACCAGAAGCTTCCCGATTGGAGCCACAAAAATCTATTTTCGTCTAAAGCAGACTACCTCCATCAGCTTGCGCCGCATAGAGTGGCCTGGTTGAAAAGGCAGATCGCCGAACACTCTCCAAAGGCTGTTGTCATGTATGGAGTAACGCCGCCATACCCTGACTATTGGGAAAGCATTGCTGGAGGTCCACTAGAGCTGTCGAAGCAGGGTTGGTTTTCCCTTCAATCTGGTCAGACAATCTTCATTGCTTGTCAGCATCCTGTGTCGTACGGCGTGATGGATGATTATTTTTCCTCCATTGGTGCTTTTATTCGAGAGGGGTGCGGTTAGATCTCTCGGGGTTTGATTTCCGCAGGTTAGAAGAGCTTGGTCATTGCCAGTGTTCAGCCATTACCTGATATTTGGCTTCCAGTTAATCAAAGTTCGGCGAGACCGGACTCATTAAGGTCAGTAAAGCGCCGCCCATTGTGCTCGCGTTCGCCACGACCGTATTTGAATGAGGCATAGAGCACGCCGTCCTTTTTGAGCGCTCTTGACAGGCGTGCGAGTGCATCGGCGAGCTGGTCGAGGGGCACATGCAGCAGACTGGCGCAAGCCCAGATGCCATCGAAGCATTCGAACCAATCGGGGAGAACGGTGACGTTTTTTCCGTCCTTGGCATCGGTTGTGACCAAGATCACGGCGCAGGGGCGGTCCTTGCGACCTTCTTCCATGCCTCTTTGGTGTTCTTCTCGCCACAGGTAAGCGTAGCGGATTACAAGACCAGGAGTCGGGACGGGGAATGACACCGGCGTTAAGTGGAACATTCATGGTCAAAGGCCGCTGCTTCCGGTGGAGGCTCCGCCTGCAAGATGGCATCCAAATCAGCCGGAGTGAAGTCCTCGATGCCCATCACTTGCCGGCTCCGTCGTTTCATTCGCTGGTATTCCTCGACAGAGAGCAAGACAAGGCGTTCGCGACCATTGCGGGTGATCGCAAGCGGTGCTTTGATGGCTTCATCTTGGTAGCGCCCAAAATGGCGCTGAAACTCGGCCGAGGAGATCATACGCATGGACAGGCTCCGTAATTTGCCCTGATCTGTAAGATACATACCTTGCAGAATAACTGAATTTGGCTAGGTTGAACTACCTGATAATTATCACCGGGACGAAGGCGGAAACCAGTCCATGACGGCGAAGAAGGCCAAGCCTGGCAAAATTGTCGGCCACGGCACCTATGTGCACTTGAATGCCCTGCAGGAACTCGATGCGGAACGGCAGCGGGTTGTTTTGCAAGCGGCCGCCTTTGCTGAGTTGGAGCCGGAAAAGTCCTTCAATGTTGTGCGCTTTGGCCGGGACGGAGACATCGCGCTGCTCGCCTATGCGGATTTCTTCGAGGATCCTTTCCCAGCCTTGCAGGCCAGCTGGCGCATCCAGCTCGACAGCGGCCAGGTCGGCTACCGCACCTACTCCGACTCGCTCAATCCGCCCATTCTGCATCGCAAGGAACTCTTGCTACCGCCCGAGCATCCGCGCCGGGAGGAATACGCCGCGCTTACCGCTGCGGCTGAATCCATCGGGCTGTTCGATGACACCACCCGCATCGGCTATCAACGTCAGTGGCTGGCGCTAGTGCGCGAGCGTGGCTATCGCATTGAGGGTCACCAGCTACTGCCGCTGGGTAATGTCGAAGGCGAGGCCGATGCGGCCGATGAGCCGGGGCAGGGCGGCGATCCGATTCAGTTCGGCGGCCAACTGCACGATCACTGGGAAGCCGCCCGCCAGCGCACCGCCATGGTCCGCTATGGCTTCTCGGCGCCGATTCAGAGTCTCGCCCGCCATGGCTTTCTCGACGGCAGCCAGCGGCTGTTCGATTATGGCTGCGGGCGTGGTGATGACTTGCGCGGCTTGCAGGAAAACGGCATCTCCGCCGAAGGCTGGGATCCCTATTACGCGCCCGATCAGCCCATCGAATCCGCCGACATTGTCAATCTCGGCTTCGTTATCAATGTGATCGAAGACTTCGATGAGCGTATCGAGGCCTTGACCCGCGCATGGTCGCTGGCCGAGCGGCTGTTGGTGGTCTCGGTGATGATCGGTGAACGCCAGCACGCTGGCGGGGGCGAGCGCTTTCGCGATGGCCTGCTGACCCAGCGCGGCACCTTCCAGAAATACTTCACCCCAGCCGAAATCCGCCAGTTCCTCACCAGTGCGCTGGATGAAGAGCCCATCACTGTCGCGCCCGGGGTGCTCTATGTTTTTCGCGACAAAGACGCCGAGCAGCGCTTTCTGCTTGAGCGCAGTCGCGGTCGGCGCAACCGGCTACGCGCGCCCTCGGCACCGCGACCGCGCGAAGCCCCTGCCACGCGCCGCGATCGCCGCGCCGAGCGCTATGCCGAACACCGCGACGCGCTCGAGCGGCTGTGGGCGCAGTGGCTGACCCTCGGGCGACAACCCCACAAGGAGGAGGTCGTGGACTTACTGCCGCTGACCGAAACCTTCGGCACCCTCGGCAAGGCGCTGCGCTTTATTGAAGAACATCAGCGCGACCAGTTGGGCGATCAGCTGGGTGACCCGTTAGGCGAGGGGCCGGGCGACGACTACATTGATGCGCTGCTCGAACAGGCTGCCGAAGCGCGCAAGGCGGATCTCGAGGTCTATTTTGCTCTGCGTCAGTTCGAGCGGCGCCGACCCTACAAGCATCTCGAACCTGGTCTGCAACGCGACATCAAAGCCTTTTTCGGCGACTACCCGAGCGCCCAACAGGCCGGTTTGGAGCGCCTGCGCGCCATCGCCGACCCCGAGGCCATCGCCGCAGCCTGTCAGGACGCCGCCGAGCATGGCCTCGGCTGGCTGGAACCCGGCCAGTCTCTGCAACTGCATGCCAGTCTGGTTGATCAACTCCCAGCATTGCTGCGGGTCTATGTCGGCGCCGGCGCCATGCTCTACGGCGAGGTGCAGCAGGCCGATCTGATCAAGATTCATATCGCTTCCGGCAAGCTGACCCTGCTGATCTTCGATGCCTTCGACGGCCAGGCACTGCCACGCCTGCATGAGCGGATCAAGATTAAGCTGCGCGAGCAGGACATCGACACCTTCGATTACGTCGAGCCTTTCACGCCGCCTTATCTGTTCTGGAAGTCGCGCTACATCAACGAAGAACATCCCGACTACCCGGCGCAGCTTGCCTTTGATGAGCAACTCGACGCGCTTGGGCTGTTCGATCTGTCTGGCTACGGACCCGCGGCCGAGGTGGTCGATGAGACACTCGCCCGGCACCGCTGGGAGGTGCATGGCTTAAACCTGCAACCTAGCCAAACCCCGCCGGCGCTGGATGATCCCTGCGGACGCTTTTTGCGCTTTCGCGATCTGATCGAATGCGGCGAGACGCAAGCGGCCACCGGTCTCGCCAATCAGCCCAAAGAGCCGCAGAGCTGGAACGCCTTGCTGGAGCTGACCGAGCAGGTGCTCGACCCGGTCATCGACTGGTTCGGCATGATCCGGCTCACCTACGGTTTCTGCTCACCGGAATTGGCGAAAAAGATCCCCGGTCGCATCGATCCCAAGCGCGACCAACATGCCGCGCATGAGCGTAATCGCCTCGGCAACCCCATCTGCCCGCGCCTGGGCGCGGCGGTGGATTTCATTATCGAAGACGAAGACATGCACGAGGTGGCGCAATGGATCATCGCCGAGACGCCTTTCGACCGGCTGTATTTCTATGGTCCGAATCTTCCGCTGCATGTCAGCTATGGTCCCGAGCACAACCGGCAGATTGTGCTGATGCGCCCAGGGCCGAGTGGGCGGTTGGTGCCAAAGGTGGTAAGTCCTGACGCCAGATCTCCCATGTCGACTGTCTAAAAATAATATCCGCCGTCGACCTCCCAATCGTCCCAGCCATCCCAGGGCGCGAAGCCCGCGAGGATCGCCAGCAGTCGCACGGCCGCCGGTTGCGCGCAGCGACCCGCGAGCCAAGCGCGCAAGGTTCGGGGATGGACGCCGACCGTTGCAGCGGCATCGGCGGTGCTCAGATGCAGGCGTTGCAGCAGTGCCGGCAGCGCGGACGAATCAGCCGCGAAGCCAGCGGCCAGCAGCGCGCGCGAATCCGCCAGCGCCCAGTCCTGGCGCGGCTTGGCGCTGGACGGAGCCCCCTTGGAGATTGCGCATAATCTATATTATGTAAAGTAGTGATTACTGATCTAGCGCATATTGCCCAAGCGCGATCTCCGATGCGCGCCAGAATCCCGAAAGAATCTTGACCAGCCCTCATGGCTGCAGGGCCAGGCTGTGGTAACCTTCCGCCCTGATCGCTGTTGCCATGAGACGTTGGGAGTCTGCCGCCGATGCCTGAGGGTTGGTACGTTTATATTGCCGAATGTACGGATAATTCCTATTTCACCGGCATCACGCAAAACATCACAGACGTGCGCGAAGGCGCCGATTACCTGCGTCATCGGACGCTCAAGTCGGTTCCCTGGTGTCGTCTAGTTGAGTCCAAATCCTCGGCCGTGCTAATCCAGACCCATATTCGCAATCTCAGACGAGAGCTCAAGGAATATGTGATCTACAACGAGCTTGAGTGCGACCGAGTGCTGAATCTGTCTAAACAATCTGCTTAAGCCGCATCCTTCTTAAGCGCGCTCTGCCTGTCATGCCAAATCAAGCAAATACTCTGACATCGCCATCGGGTAGCGCTGACCAAGCACCTTTAAGGTGGACGCATTCCGCAACCGGCGAATTGTCCTCTGAGAACAAGACTGTCATCAGGCAGATCGGCCGGTTAATCAAGGCTGGCGATCGCGACCGGGTGCGCGCCATTGTGCGACGCTGGCGCCCGCGCGATGTCATTGAGCTGATGGTCAACCTGCCGCTCAAACGAGCGCGAAAGCTTTTTTTCTATATGCCCGCCGGGGCTGCGGCCAAAGTTGTTGCTGAACTCAACGACGACTTCCGCGCCGCGCTGCTTGAGGATGCCACCATTGAGCGTCTGGTGGAGATTCTCGATTCCCTTGATCCAGAAACTGGAGCTGATGCACTCGAGGAATTGCCCGAGGAAGTCCAGGAACGCCTGCTACCGCAACTTCAGCGCGCCAATGACATCCTGGAGCTGAAGGGCTACCGCGAAGAATCAGCCGGCAGCATCATGACTCGCAAGCTGGTCGCCGTGCCACCTGATTGGACCCTGGATCAAGTGGTTTCGGAGGTGCGCCGCAACGCCAGTGTGATCAAGAAAATCTCGGTTATTTATGTAGTTGATCATGAACGGCACCTGCTCGGTTACCTCAAGCTGCGCGATCTGCTGCTAAGCCCGAAGGAAAGGCGCGCGGCCGAGGCCATGCGCACGGATCCCATCGCCGTCAGCTCCGAGATGGACCAGGAAGAAGTGGTCCGAATCACCCTGACCCACGCGCTCACCTCGGTGCCCGTGGTGGATGGCGAGCGCCGCCTGCTTGGGCGTATCACCTCCGATGAACTCCAGCGGGTGACCCGCGACGAGGCCGAGGAAGACGCGCACCTGATGAGCGGCCTGTCGCCCGAGGCGCGCCCGGACGCGCCTGTGTTCAGCATCGTCAAAACTCGCCTACCCTGGCTGCTCGCTGGTCTGCTGGGCGCGACCTTATCTGGCACTATCGTGGGCTCTTACGAGGAGGAAATTGCTGCCGCCGCCATTCTGGCGAGCTTCATTCCCATTGTGATGTCCATGGCGGGCAATGCCGGCATTCAGGCCGCCACAGTGGCGATTCAGGGCATCGCGACCGGAACACTCTGGATCGGTGACCTGCCCTGGCGCCTGGGCCGTGAACTGCTGGGCGCCATGGTCAATGGGCTGACAGCCGCCACTGTCCTGGCGGCGGTGGTCTTTGGCTTGGGGCTGGTGATTGACCTGGAATCACCGCTCCGCTTGGCCGGCACCGCTGGGCTCGCGCTCTTTTGCGTGACCCTGCTGGCGGTGGCCATGGGGGCATCCGTGCCCATGCTGCTGAAGCATTTTGGCATTGATCCGGCCATGGCCACGGGGATTTTTATCACGACCGGCAACGACATCATCGCCGTGCTGGTGTTCTTTCTGGTGGCGACCAATCTGTATCTCTAACGGAGGCGTCCGGGATGATGGAAAATGCCAGCGACCGGGCACTGAATTGATGTCCGAGTCGCGCGCATTGTTCTGGCCGAACACTACCAGGGTTTGTACTTCAACCCTGGAATGCTGCGCTCATCGAGCCGCTCTGGCAGATGCAGTATCAGCTGCAGCAATTCATCGCGATCAACATAGCGCCCGTAAGATGCCTTGGCGGCATCCAATGGCACCTCAATGTAGTAGCGCGACTGCTCTGGCTCGGGCAGAATTTGCAGCACACGATCTTCGGCATCGAGTATGCCCAGATAGTCGTCTGGCGAATGCAGGCGGCCAACCATCTGCTCGCAAATTTGCTTTGGGCTCATGGCCACGGCACTGACCGAAGAGACGCATTCGCCCGAGCGGTTGATCAAATAGAAAACACGAAAACCCATGATTCTACCTGCCCCGAAAGCACTGCCCGCCAGGCTTGCGGTGGGCGATGCAAGTGAAGTCCAAACCGGAGATCATAGCACCAGTTAACGACCACGAATAATTTCCAATCCGCAGTCCTCCCAATCCGTGGTCTTTCCGTTTTTGCCTGACGGCTGGCTTTTGGTACTCGGATGAATCCAACCGCGGAGGCTGCCGCTGGAGAAACCCATGTCGATTATGAAACTCAAACTGCATTGGCAGATTCTGCTTGGTCTCGCGTTCGGGGTCCTGCTCGGTCTGCTCACTGGCGAAGAAGCGGCTCTTTTCGGGGTCAGTTTCCATGCGGTTTTCAGCTTTATTGGCGCGCTCTTTCTCAATGCGCTCAAAATGCTGGTGGTGCCGCTGATTGTTTCCTCCATCATCATCGGCATTGCTGGCATTGGCCAATCGGATGCTCTGGGGCGACTGGGGCTGAAAACCCTTGGCTACTATGTGATGACCAGCTTTCTGGCCGTGGTCGTGGGTCTTTCGGTGGTCAACCTGATCCAACCGGGAGTGGTCGAGGGCAACGCGGCCGAGATATTCGGATTGGAAGCCGACAGCGGTGCCCTGACCGAACGCTTTGCCGACAAGGACAGCGGCGACATTGTCGAGATTTTTCTGCGCATGATACCGACCAATGTGGTCGAGGCCGCCAGTGCCGGACAGATGTTGGGACTGATTTTTTTCAGCCTGCTTTACGGGTTTTTCTTGACCCGCATCGAGACACCCTATCGCGAGGCTCAGTTCAATTTTTTCAACGGCATGTTCCAAATCATGATCCAAATCACGGATCTGGTGATGAAATTCGCGCCCATTGGCGTCTTCGCGCTGGTGGCCAAAACGGTCGCTAGCACCGGGCTGGAGGCTTTTATCCCGATGGCGAAGTTTTTCTTCACTGTGGTGCTGGCGCTCAGTCTCCATTTTTTCGTCACCCTACCCTTGCTGCTGCGCTTTCTTGGCGGCGTGAGTCCGCTGCGACATTATCGGGCTGTCAGTGCCGCGCAGCTCACGGCCTTCTCGACGGCCTCTTCCTCGGCCACCCTGCCCATCACCATGGAGTGCGTGGAGAAAAACGCCGGGGTATCCAATCGCACCAGCAGTTTCGTGCTACCTCTGGGTGCCACGGTGAACATGGATGGGACAGCGCTCTATGAATGCGTGGTGGTGCTTTTCATCGCCCAGGCCTATGGTATAGAGATGGGCCTGGCCACCCAGTTGGTGGTCGTGCTGCTGGCGCTGACCACCTCCATTGGCGTGGCGGGTATTCCCGCCGCCAGCCTGGTGGCCATCGCCATTATCCTATCGGCGGTCGGCCTGCCACTGGAAGGCATCGGACTGGTGCTAGCGGTGGACCGTCTGCTCGATATGATGCGCACCACGGTCAACATCACCAGTGACTCCTGCGGGGCGGTGATTATTGCGAAATCCGAGGGTGAACAGGGGATTTTGGAGGAACAATGAAACTCGAGCGGACCTCTTGCCACCTGGTGCACCAGGGGGGGGCAGCAGAACCTAATCTAGCGGTGAGGCACCATCAACAAATGCATCCCGCGCTGCCTTGGCGCGGGTGAAGATATCCAGCAGTTGCTCGCCATCGGCATCACGGATGCTGGCGGCCAGGTCGCTCATCTCGGTGCTGAAGCGCGCGAGCATGGCGCTGAGGCTCTCGCGATTGGCGATGCAGATGTCGCGCCACATCACAGGGTTGCTGGAGGCAATGCGGGTAAAGTCACGAAACCCCCCGGCGGCGTAACGGAAAATTTCATCACGACAGTCCATACGCGTCAGGGCATCGACCAGACCGAAGGCCAGCATGTGCGGCAGATGGCTGGTGGCGGCCAGAAGTTCGTCATGGTGGGCGACGCTCATTTCGCTCACCTCCGCACCCGTGGCTTGCCACATGGCGCGCACGCGTTCAGTGGCCTGTGGGTCGGTTTCGGGCAGCGGGGTCAGGATCACCCGGCGCTGGCGGAATAATTCTGGAAATGAGGCCCCTACCCCACTGCGCTCGGTGCCGGCGATGGGATGCCCGGGCACGAACCAAGCTGGCATGCCGGCACAGGCGGCGCGGGTATCGGCCACCACGCTGCTCTTGACGCTCCCACCATCCGTGACCACGGCATCGGCGCGGCGCAGTGGCGCGATCTGCTTGATCAGCTCGCGCATGGCGCCCATGGGCACGGCCAGAAATACCAGATCGGCATCGCGTACCGCGATGGATGGATCTTGCGCATAGCGGTCGATCACGCCCAGCTCGACCGCCAGCTCCAGATTCTCGCGTGAGCGACCGCAGCCGATGATCTCGCCGACCTGCCCCGCCATGCGCAGCGCGCGTGCCAGCGACCCACCAATCAGCCCGACGCCGATGACCGCCAAGCGTTCGATCATGCCGTCAGCACCTCGCCCCCCGGTTCCTTGCCCAGTACCTTGCCCAGCGCCGCCAGGCAGCGGGCGTTTTCCGTTTCAAGCCCGATGCTGATGCGCAAGTGATTCGGCAGGCCATAATTGGCCACCGGGCGGCAAATCACACCCTCGCGCAGCAGCGCCTGGTCCACCGGGCCAGCCGGACGGCCAAGATCGACGGTGACAAAATTACCCAGCGAGGGGATTATCTCCAGGCCAAGCGCCTGCAACCCACCGCTAAACTGCGCGAGACCAACCCGATTAAGCTCGGCCGAGCGCGCGATATGATCTTGATCCTCGAGCGCGGCCACGGCGGCGGCCTGAGCGGGTGCGTTGACATTGAATGGATGGCGCACCCGATTCATCAACTCAGCCGCCCGCGGGTGACTCAGCCCATAACCGACTCGCAGTGCCGCCAGGCCGTGAATTTTCGAGAAGGTGCGGGTGACAATCAAATTGGGAAAATCGTCCAGCCAGGCCA includes:
- a CDS encoding coiled-coil domain-containing protein, translating into MQIGNLVHFNEERFFDGAVQLRWVQERPERARAAAEAFVFHGPKFHGASDAVADGIESAYRLTDTASFVAGLVGSFNAGQRGGEVNPFCLTVAGYGTGKSHLATALAALLGAPGEPPARQVLAHLAEADRDLARQIETGLAELKHPVLVLCLDGMAGFHLGQALNAAVLARLAQYGLDAGAIRELSPRFQVAEQFVQRNYSLRTDAFSQRLPGLDLESIVARLREQDDTVYAEVDTLYAEANGMPIPATGQESAQDLINTLADVYCGADGPFAGVLILFDEFGRYLEYAAEKPRLAGDAALQQLYQGVQDNAAKVRFLGLIQYELKAYLRRFGSADLRHLQRYITRYDAAEKRYLSTNLETLFAHMIGKDAAVETLWQPTEAVRAQQLSWQRLSRALPGFDRLPVWADPQRFARVIVAGAWPLHPLATWFLTRQRDVVQSRSALTFIKDVIGAIASETAVQADGRPRQVSAAELVLHSLLPELIAAEQQTGSTVAETLQMLLEKFRAHLGDEERRVLAGTAVLEKMRVGKQTLAEADALLAEATALLEPSVKIALARLTDELGALEWNADLGQYELIADASTRGQFQHWLRARLAAVTAEQARQLFVARAAAVVSDLGDRETDFAQRRNIATPDWCFASQLAHRHSLAKALETAFADWKVAVGPRDPKGRLIFLYLHSEDDQAEIDALVCANFQQQLAQHRLDLAPIWVVGVADEDGRIAAQLGRLQVFDDQLSADDQERFRRFLPEERQRATEVLKAAVQETIRARLYWVAGLTELPQGRLNQAGAEIFAQVYPKALPFPFDGFATSAGGGPADAAQLTRGLIAHQVDGAWVQAQPKRLQNRVNTLLVQSWRALPSSGQLAEPKQEQVKVAFEALKQAHGEQPERSLWESYRELIAPPYGMNAASAGILLGLLIGGQHPPRRLEQGGELVAAADWVTAAFPVQRGRHQLELALLEKTRLRFLAEDSEGRWREFLTRWETETRYEKLVELARNAEKMRRADPIPEILEGRIPYLVDKSTEAERHLREFRVQIEGWEQQLERAARQNQVGELLKTAAALARAREDADDEQRWPARLGEDCEKLLLIGRELVGEHIGDWIPRQGCQNVTDVGGFRTRMDKAIKSLRQLGFTTEAQALEEQANRAIMQVENRQQFRLILDESDEYPRLPEPDASTLVRELRDGIQRGDVLIEGVESAASVLNPQEIQARVGAIRARQQRLQKALAERRDVLGAIYQVPLEGEAALTETLAHLERLQRLFLDTPDEPEIAGLMRQLKLISADLSAWESGDLSPERLRSLLEQQIPAQLAALNAGLEADDIEPAWDIAHLYQALAAERIGAQEKRSSDWMKPRLSLADQLPTTNRGDCERLRAELAAAPAYLSEADRHALERLLALADQRLAAINNEERQCHIAAWRAQLPREREIETLDKHQTEALLRAIEQPPVPLTPAEQTQLEPLKQALNAHYDNMSAADILARIDRLSIERQWVIYEELAKVLSRSTLVSVCDHVGEEDISANHGSFAYFMEQVVLPQKAANPTHMRLDGQTSGGNREPAGFFQHQGKIWRVHADSHYEPLMLAYRNFQKNPDEDPFIATATGSGQRRCLVLKPELQQQLPQPRFKHLYIYET
- a CDS encoding DUF3553 domain-containing protein, whose amino-acid sequence is MDYQVGDRVKHPKKPEWGLGEIRAIDSSIVTIQFVEVGEKKLSLQYVDLQRIQGEESVNLRLDALVQEKKNPDTKKYKIGRIPEMTAQRNIKTWSIVAQKLAEVSVANYYQLVSWAKGHDDGGGGGGFIDYCITNGWLVPAPTEPVHSSSGNSPGGAASQNFAAELKDAGPEAVKTASATADDSVLAGYIHGFFGYGSLAAPIWFVGMEEGVGDESLEDRLNAWRNLGEGSLLDIRAFHERIGETRWFSMMPRIQKTWRRLISISLAYLDEARDKEDIRMYQRARLATATEALLELMPLPHQKLPDWSHKNLFSSKADYLHQLAPHRVAWLKRQIAEHSPKAVVMYGVTPPYPDYWESIAGGPLELSKQGWFSLQSGQTIFIACQHPVSYGVMDDYFSSIGAFIREGCG
- a CDS encoding class I SAM-dependent methyltransferase, coding for MILVTTDAKDGKNVTVLPDWFECFDGIWACASLLHVPLDQLADALARLSRALKKDGVLYASFKYGRGEREHNGRRFTDLNESGLAEL
- a CDS encoding type II toxin-antitoxin system Phd/YefM family antitoxin codes for the protein MRMISSAEFQRHFGRYQDEAIKAPLAITRNGRERLVLLSVEEYQRMKRRSRQVMGIEDFTPADLDAILQAEPPPEAAAFDHECST